TCGCGCAGGGCCATGCCGATGTGCCCGGCGACGACGATGCCCAGCGTCAGGGCCAGCCAGTCGTGCACGAAGGTGGCACCGGTCCGCAGGACCAGCGGGGCGAGCCCGGTCAGCCACATCAGCAGCCCGGTGCCCAGCATCACCAGCACCGCCCCGGCCAGCCAGCCCGCGTACACCTTCTGCCCGGCGTTGAACTTCCCGGCCGGCCGCTCGCCACTCCGCCGCAGGGCGCTGCGCAGCCACACCCCGTCGTGCGGACCGAACCGCCCCAGGCGGCCGAGGTCGGCGCGCAGGGCACGGGACGCCAGGCCGAACAGGACCGGGACCAACAGCAGCAGCCCCGACCACTCGTGAACGGTGACGACCAGACGGCGGCGCCCCACCAGCTCCGCGAGCTGCGGCAGGTAGAGGCACCCCGCGGAGGCCACGCACACGCCCATCAGGACGGCCGTGGCGCGGTGGACCCACCGCTGGGCCCTGCCGAACCGGCGTACCCGCACGGGCGTTTCAGACAGTAGGGGCATCATCGCGTCCGTTCGATCGGCCGACCCACGCGTCGACGTCATAGCCGAGCCGCTCCCAGTAGCCGGGTTCCACCTCGTCGGTGACGGTGATGCCCGAGAGCCACTTCGCGGACTTGTAGAAGTACATCGGGGCCACGTACAGCCGTGCCGGCCCGCCGTGGGCGTGGCCCAGCGGCTCGTCCTGCATCCGCAAGGCCACCATCACGTCGTCCCGGCGCGCCTGGGGGAGGGTGAGGCTCTCGGTGTAGGCGCCGTCGAAGCAGCTGAACCGGATGGCGCGCGCCTGCGGCCGTACGCCTGCGGCGTCGAGCAGCCGTGACACCGGGACGCCCTCGAAGGCGGTACCCGGTACGCGCCAGCCGGTGACGCACTGGACGTCCCGCACCACACGGGTCTGCGGGAGCCGCCGCAGCGCGTCGAGATCGTACGTGGCCGGGCGCTCGACCAGGCCGTCGACGGTCAGCCGGTAGTCGGCGGGACCGCGTTCGGGCACCGAGGAGGCGACCGAGTAGTACCGGAACCCGCCGCCGTTCGGCAGCAGCCCCGTGAGGCCCGTCGGATCCTTGTCGGCCGCCGCGCCGAGTGCGGATTCCAGGGCGCGCTGCAGAACGGGCGCACCCAGCAGCCCGGCGGCGCCGAGCCCGACCATGCCGAGGACCAGTCGTCGGCCCAGGGGCGTGCCGGTCTCGTCGGGGTCGGGGTCCGCGAGTGGCGGTGTCGGGCCGGTCTGCTCTGTGCTCACGCACCGATTCGACCATCGCCCGGCGCCGGCCACCAGGGGAAACGGCGCGTCGTCAGACTTCCGTCACATCCGGCTGCGAAGGCCGCCCCGGCCGGGCAGGAGCCGAGGCCCTGCCCGGCGGGGCTCCGGCTCGGCCGGGCAGGGCGTCGGCACACCTGGAACCGACGGGCCGTCAGGTCAATCGTCCCGGACTATTGACTCTTGTGGCGGCAGTCGGGATTCTCGGTTGACCTTGCGCGGGACATGACAATCCACCCGCCGTCCGCCGACCGGAGACATGGTGATCACCGTGACCCGACAGCCGCACAGCGGAGGCAGGCCGATCGCGGTCCTGTCCCTGCTCCTGGCCATGCTCGCCATGGTCCTCGGCCCCACCCAAGGGGCCGCCGCGGCCGACCCCGGCTGGTGGGACCCCGTAGCCCGGCCGGCGCCGGACTCCGCCGTCAACGTCACCGGCGAGCCCTTCAAGGGCACCGACGCGCAAGGCAACGTACGCGGCTTCGTCGACGCCCACGACCACATCATGGCGAACGAGGGCTTCGGCGGCCGCCTCATCTGCGGCAAGGCCTTCTCCGACCTCGGTGTCGCCGACGCCCTCAAGGACTGCCCCGAGCACTACCCCGACGGCTCGCTCGCCGTCTTCGACTTCATCACCAAGGGCGGCGACGGCAAGCACGACCCCACCGGCTGGCCCACTTTCAAGGACTGGCCCGCCCACGACTCCCTGACCCACCAGCAGAACTACTACGCCTGGATCGAACGCGCCTGGCGCGGCGGCCAGCGGGTGCTCGTCAACGACCTCGTCACCAACGGGGTCATCTGCTCGGTCTACTTCTTCAAGGACCGCGGCTGCAACGAGATGGACGCCATCCGCCTCGAAGCGCAGAAGACGTACGACATGCAGGCCTTCATCGACAAGATGTACGGCGGCCCCGGAAAGGGCTGGTTCCGCATCGTCACCGACTCCGCCCAGGCCCGTGACGTCGTCAAACAGGGCAAGCTCGCCGTCGTCCTCGGCGTCGAGACCTCCGAGCCGTTCGGCTGCAAGCAGATCCTCGACGTCGCCCAGTGCAGCAAGGCGGACGTCGACCGGGGCCTGGACGAGCTCTACCGCCTCGGCGTCCGCAGCATGTTCCTCTGCCACAAGTTCGACAACGCCCTCTGCGGCGTCCGCTTCGACGGAGGCGCCCTGGGCACGGCCATCAACGTCGGACAGTTCCTGTCGACGGGCACCTTCTGGCAGACCGAGAAGTGCGCCGGCCCGCAGCACGACAACCCCATCGGCCTGGCCCCGGCGCCGCAGGCGCAGAAGGAACTGCCGCCGGGCGTCAGCGTTCCGTCGTACGCGGCCGACGCCCAGTGCAACACCAGGGGCCTGACGGCACTCGGCGAGTACGCGGTGCGCGGCATGATGAAACGCAAGATGATGCTCGAAGTCGACCACATGAGCGTCAAGGCCGCCGGGCAGGCCTTCGACATCCTGGAGACCGAGTCCTACCCGGGCGTGATCTCCTCGCACAGCTGGATGGACCTCGGCTGGACCGAGCGGCTCTACAAGCTCGGAGGTTTCGCCGCCCAGTACATGAACGGCTCCGAGGGTTTCACCGCGGAGGCCAAGCGTACGCAGGCCCTGCGCGAGAAGTACGGCGTCGGCTACGGCTACGGCACCGACATGAACGGCGTCGGCGGCTGGCCCGGCCCGCGCGGCGCCAACACCCCGAACCCCGTCACCTACCCGTTCCGCAGCACCGACGGCGGTTCCGTCATCGACCGGCAGACCGCCGGACAGCGCACCTGGGACCTCAACACCGACGGAGCCGCGCACTACGGCCTGGTCCCGGACTGGATCGAGGACATCCGGATCGTCGGGGGACAGGGCATCGTGGACGACCTCTTCCGCGGCGCCGAATCGTATCTCCGCACGTGGGGCGCGTCCGAACACCACCAGGCCGGGGCCAACCTCGCCGCGGGTGCGGCGGCGACGGCCAGTGCCTCGGAGTGGAACCCGTTCACCAGCTACGCGCCCGGCCGGGCCGTCGACGGCGACCGGGGAACCCGCTGGGCCAGCGGCTGGAGCGACGACCAGTGGCTCAGCGTCGACCTCGGCTCCTCCAAGCTGGTCAAGCGCGTCACCCTGGACTGGGAACGCGCGTACGGCAGGGC
This Streptomyces sp. NBC_00539 DNA region includes the following protein-coding sequences:
- a CDS encoding cytochrome b/b6 domain-containing protein; translation: MMPLLSETPVRVRRFGRAQRWVHRATAVLMGVCVASAGCLYLPQLAELVGRRRLVVTVHEWSGLLLLVPVLFGLASRALRADLGRLGRFGPHDGVWLRSALRRSGERPAGKFNAGQKVYAGWLAGAVLVMLGTGLLMWLTGLAPLVLRTGATFVHDWLALTLGIVVAGHIGMALRDPEARRGLRTGSVDRRWAEREHPLWRHGG
- a CDS encoding molybdopterin-dependent oxidoreductase, whose amino-acid sequence is MVGLGAAGLLGAPVLQRALESALGAAADKDPTGLTGLLPNGGGFRYYSVASSVPERGPADYRLTVDGLVERPATYDLDALRRLPQTRVVRDVQCVTGWRVPGTAFEGVPVSRLLDAAGVRPQARAIRFSCFDGAYTESLTLPQARRDDVMVALRMQDEPLGHAHGGPARLYVAPMYFYKSAKWLSGITVTDEVEPGYWERLGYDVDAWVGRSNGRDDAPTV
- a CDS encoding galactose-binding domain-containing protein yields the protein MVLGPTQGAAAADPGWWDPVARPAPDSAVNVTGEPFKGTDAQGNVRGFVDAHDHIMANEGFGGRLICGKAFSDLGVADALKDCPEHYPDGSLAVFDFITKGGDGKHDPTGWPTFKDWPAHDSLTHQQNYYAWIERAWRGGQRVLVNDLVTNGVICSVYFFKDRGCNEMDAIRLEAQKTYDMQAFIDKMYGGPGKGWFRIVTDSAQARDVVKQGKLAVVLGVETSEPFGCKQILDVAQCSKADVDRGLDELYRLGVRSMFLCHKFDNALCGVRFDGGALGTAINVGQFLSTGTFWQTEKCAGPQHDNPIGLAPAPQAQKELPPGVSVPSYAADAQCNTRGLTALGEYAVRGMMKRKMMLEVDHMSVKAAGQAFDILETESYPGVISSHSWMDLGWTERLYKLGGFAAQYMNGSEGFTAEAKRTQALREKYGVGYGYGTDMNGVGGWPGPRGANTPNPVTYPFRSTDGGSVIDRQTAGQRTWDLNTDGAAHYGLVPDWIEDIRIVGGQGIVDDLFRGAESYLRTWGASEHHQAGANLAAGAAATASASEWNPFTSYAPGRAVDGDRGTRWASGWSDDQWLSVDLGSSKLVKRVTLDWERAYGRAYRIETSADGTDWQTVWSTTTGDGGLDTALFAGVPARYVRIHGQGRGTQWGYSLNEVGVYSS